One stretch of Lodderomyces beijingensis strain CBS 14171 genome assembly, chromosome: 3 DNA includes these proteins:
- a CDS encoding 60S ribosomal uL6 domain-containing protein, which yields MEQKNIKINFSPPGSYFLQLIKSKNTRMKYIQTDQILDIPEGVTVDIRARVIKVVGPRGELTKNLKHIDVTYSKISNRAIKITVHNGDRKHVAALRTVKSLIANLITGVTKGYKYKMRFVYAHFPINVNIVDQDGSKFVEIRNFLGEKRVRQIKITEGVTMDLSSAQKDELIVTGNSLEDVSQNCADIQQICRVRNKDIRKFLDGIYVSEKGTIVEDI from the coding sequence ATGGAACAGAAAAATATCAAAattaatttttcacctcCAGGCTCCTACTTTCTTCAGCtcatcaagtccaaaaatACAAGAATGAAGTACATCCAAACCGATCAAATCTTAGATATCCCAGAGGGTGTTACCGTTGACATCAGGGCCAGAGTCATCAAAGTTGTTGGCCCAAGAGGCGAATTgaccaagaacttgaaacaCATTGATGTTACCTATTCCAAGATCTCCAACAGAGCCATCAAGATTACTGTCCACAACGGTGACAGAAAACACGTTGCTGCTTTGAGAACCGTCAAGTCTTTGattgccaacttgatcacCGGTGTCACCAAGGGTTACAAGTACAAGATGAGGTTTGTCTATGCGCATTTCCCAATCAATGTCAACATTGTTGACCAAGACGGATccaagtttgttgaaatcaGAAACTTTTTGGGTGAAAAGAGAGTGAGACAAATCAAGATCACCGAAGGTGTCACCATGGACTTGTCCAGTGCTCAAAAGGATGAGTTGATTGTCACCGGTAACTCATTGGAAGACGTTTCTCAAAACTGTGCTGATATCCAACAAATCTGCCGTGTCAGAAACAAGGATATCCGTAAGTTCTTGGATGGTATCTACGTTTCCGAAAAGGGTACCATTGTTGAAGACATATAA